Part of the Salminus brasiliensis chromosome 2, fSalBra1.hap2, whole genome shotgun sequence genome, CCAATGAATATGAGAAGCAGAAGATAGAGACCCATCATAATGGCAAAATGGTGTCTGACCAGCCATGATGTCCGCTGAGTCTGTCTGAAATcaagaaaagcagaagaaagGCAGTCATTACCATATATATTTGTTTGACTTTAACTGGTGCATTTACTACTCTGACATCATTGATCAAATGAAATAATCCGTGGATCTCGACTACTTTGCCATTTATGATGCTCCAATTACATaactaataaaacaaaatgacaTAACTATGAAAAGCGGCTGCACCAAAGTGAATAGAACAATTAGTTGTAAGTAGTGTTACTTAATATTTGACTACGCTTGTACCTACATTGTTTTAGCTATGACACGtatagtactgtgcaaaagtattCCTGAAACAAAACTATTCCCTTCCTGATTTCctctatttttgcatatttgtcacatttaaatgtttcagatAATTTAACTAATTTTAAtataagaataaaaacacaaagtaaACACACAATGCAGGACTTAAaagtcaggactttgacttggccactCAAACCTTAAACAGTTCTTTCTGCTGCACAACTCATGTGCTTGAGCTTTAAGTCACAAACTGATGGGCAGGCATTCTCCTTTTAGGATGTTTTGAGTGAGCAGAATTCACAGTTCATCCAGGTCCTGACCATTATACTATCACCACCAGTTTTGATAAATGTTAAATGGTATAATGTCCTTATGGCAGAATACAGTGTTAACTTTATGCCAGATGTAACAGAACACacatcttccaaaaaaaaatcatctttGACTCATCAGTTCACAGCACATTCTTGGGGTTCATCTAGATGTTTTTGTGTTCTATTTAGTCAGAAACTGTAGTGCACCGACTGCACAATATGTCGTCTCATCATACACCACACACTTCCTTGATACAAAAGAAAAATTCACACTGTTATCTTTCTATGATGTATCTACCAGATGGAAAATCAGAGGCCATTGTTATTATGAAATGTTGCACCACTGACTTCTGGAGATATCGAACAAGAAATCTTGAATTTTTAATATTGTATAACagaacaataaaatattttaattacattttctttccaatattgtgcagccccaAGCAACAGTGCcatttttgcttttactgtgGAATCCTGTATACAGAGTCAACTGAGGCAAGTGAGGTCTGCAGTTGGCGTGTCTGGGTTTTCTGAGACCTCTTGAATGAGTCATGTAAGGTGAAATTTTGGTAGGCTGTGTACTTATTGGAAGGTTCACCACTGTTCCAGGTTTTCTCCATTTGATGATAATGGCTCTGACTGTGATTAGCAAAGACTCTTTCCAGACTGGCAGAGTTCAATAACTTTGTTTTATATCTGTATTTGAATCAGTTTAGTATGTGGCATTGTGTCCTGCTTTTTGAGACTGTCTAGCTTACTTCACATTGCCAGACAGGTTCTATTTAAGTAATGTTTAGATTCAACAGGTCTGGCAGTAATCAAACCTGTCTGTGAGTAGTGaagtagtttttttattttatttttatttatttatttttacaaatggTACTTTTACTATACTGTGTGCACACAGCACTGCTGTAAATATCTATCTGAAGTGCATTAAATAATGTCTCTAAGTATTTTTTTGTGAACAACCTTGTCCATCAATGAGCAGAAATGAATTCTGTCTCACCTGGTTCTGTAACGTTTCTGAGAGTACACCAGCAAATACTTCACTCTTAGCAGGTCATTATTGGTGACCACAAAGTATTTCTCAGGCACATCCCCTCCCTCGCTGTTCCTTGCTCTCAAACGTTGACGGTCAAGGCTCTCTGAGTCTGCAATGTTTTTACAAAACTTTAAAGTAAATTCATCTCTCCAATTAAACCATTCATCAAACTGTTACAAGTATAACAAGTATATTAGTAACATTTAATTCTCAATGTTTAATTACTAAAAGCAGCCTCACAAATGCTATTCATGGGGAATAGCATTTGTGAACATTAATGATGAGGGTCATTTCTTTCCTAATGTGAGGTACATTACCTTTCTTCTTCACCTGACACTTCACATCTGGATGATCAATGATCTCACATAGGGCAATGCAGCTTAACAATGGCCCAAGGACACTCTCACGCCATCCATTTCCATGGGGACTATAAAGGATAGCCATGCTAAGGTCACTGGTAAGGTAAGTGCCTTCCCCAAACAGCGATgtctgaaagaaaaaagagaatattactttaataactAATCACACCAACTGAGCTGCATTTAATACACTTCAGATATTCAAAACTATCatacaaacaaagaaacaaagacaAGCAGTGATAAAGAaattaaacaacaaaataacagaGGTTGTAATCACTGTCTTCACACATATTATCTGATCTGTTGATAAGACACAGATCTACCACCAATTCCAGAGAGACTTTCCCAAAGCCATGGTTAACTATTCtataaggaaataaaaaaaattctcttCAGGTCTGCATATAGGATAATGGAACTGACCTTATTTAGATGGCAGTGTAAACCGTTGTGTATAATGGAATGGAAGTTCTCCAGTCGGCTACCATGGAATGCATAGATAACGTCCCGTCCTGCCCTCGTCTTCTCAAATTTGGAGTTCATTTGTTCACAGTACTCCAATTCAAAAAGAAAGTCTGGCACGGGAGAGGAGATCCCTGTGTTTTGCGTCAGTTGGCTGAGTCTGGCCCACTGACCATAAGATTTAGGAAAATGTAATggaagaaaaatacattgtatttaaaacacatttaaaatacatttaaaacattgtatttaaaacactgtaaagcaACATCACTATTTCACACAATTTCCAGACAATATCTATATGAAATCTATATCCATAATATCCAAACTCCAGTGGTACCTCTTCTTTTTGGATGGTTTTCACAGAAAAACTCTTGGAGGAGAGCGCCCAGTGCACTAGAGCCAGATGATGATCTCCCTCTCCAGATCCTAGGTGGACCAAGTCCCTTACACTTGGCAAAGAGCTCACATCTTTCTGCTGCAAGAGGAAACACAGGGCATAAGATATTGAACATGTATAATTAAAGGGTTTTTTAAGTTTATCTATGCTGGATATTTGTACCAAGTGTTGTTATACAAAACATATGATGCAGAACCTTTACCTTGTTTTGAGAAACCAAAAGGTCAGGCATGCCACAACGAAATTGTGAGCACAAAATTGTACCTTACATTGATAACCAAGAAGCGAGCAGTTTTCCTGCTTAGGTTTTAAAAGTCCCTGTGTTCTGAcagtaaaaaaattaaaaggggAGTTCACCTTTTCACGTTTGAAACTGCCTACAAATGTCTTACACACCTAGATCTTTGATATCTTCACACCTCAGACAGTTTCTATATCAAATGCTTAGGCGATTAGTTAAAAgtcaaaaatgtttatttacaacaATATTAGttacctattttttttttttttttttaaatgttacttAGGATCAACCTACCTCTAAAGATGTAAATCTGCCTCCTGCAAAGCTTCAGGCCATGAGAAAACTGAGAAAACAGAAGATACAGTTCCCAGTTTCAGACGAGGGATACCTGGTAATCCGTGGCCACAAAGTGATCCCTGTGGACACTCAATGTTtcgttttgttgttgttgtttttgtattaaTACTTCATGATCAGTATCCACACCATATTCAGGGTTAGAGGAGCATTACGTATAGTTATTTTTTTGTGGAACGGAGTGGAGGACTTTCAATGGAGTATTTCCACAACCTATAACAGCGCACATCATGTTGGTAATGAGCGAACGGTCTACTGCTGTATGGCTGAAGCAACTTGCTTTCTGAACACGAAGAGAAGAATTAACTGGATTAGATGGGATCATGTACATCTTCTattaattttaatgttttaagaaAACTGAGGGTGACACATTAAGTATCGCTATATAAATAGTAAGAAACTTTACGATCAGATGCGAATAAAGTGAACTCCCCTTTCAAAATCAACTCTTTCCATATGATTAAGACCAGTACTGAATGACAAATTGAAAGCATGTCTGTGAGTGCTACTCCCAATCTCTGGTTAACAGCATACATCTTACCAGCTCTTCAAAATCCTTTATGTCTCCCCTCAGGTATCGGGTTGGGAACGGTCTCAGCACTGAGTCACGTTTGTAGCTCTGCACAGCAGCCACAAAAAGACTACAGCGCAAATCTGCAGCCACAGGGTCAAGATGGAGACAGGAGCGGACCAGCTCTCTGACTGTGGCTGGTGGTAGAGGCGGCTGCATTCCCAACACTAGGACTGAAGTAGACAGATGATGTGTGTAATACAGCGACGTGGAGAATGCATAAACAACAATTTCATAACAGGCTTTTCCAGTAAAGTGTAACGTGAGAACAGTTAGCAAGCTTATACTATGTTTCAACAGAGGCTGATAAATGCACTAGTTAACGTGAGCTCAGATGACAGATAtagctagttagttagttagttagttagttactCTCTCGTAAATCTGGATGTAATGCCAGCTTTGTTAATCTCCTGAGGTACTCCTGAGGTAGCTAGAGATAGCTATATCTATGCAAACAAAAACTACTAACATTTAGCACTACTGTTACACTGACAGGGCTCTTAGCTATTACATTTATGAAGTTATCGTTGCAGCTATTGCTCGTATTTACAGAGCCCCCAAAGTATCAAAGTAATACAAAGATGTTTAGCTACAGACTAGCTAATGGTAGCCAGCTAAATCATCATCCGTCCCCTATAACGATATATGGCTATCTAGCTAGCGCTATTAATTCGAGGGAAAAGTTtatgtctctaaatattatttttctaacTCGTTACTACCCTACTGGCCCCGtacgtagctagctagctatatgtTAGCCACAACCTGAGATGGACGCTAGCTAATATCACTGCCCTGACTTTTAGCTTTAAACACTAAGAAAGCTAATCAGCCAAGTAgatagctaatgtagctagctagctagctagctaacagtatAATCAACACTATCTAGCTATGCTAGTTCTGTCAGGTAAGCTCACGTTAAGTACATTTGTAATCACGTTAGCCAGAACACTTCCTCAGACCCCATCCTGCTATAGACGGAAGCTCTGCTAGCAAAAATAACCACTGTTGTTAGCTAGCTTCCTagcaagttagctagctagcgctagccaaGCTAGCCTGCCAAGTGATAGCTAGCTGCTAACGTTAGCCAATACCAAGACATATGGTTACTTTGGACGAACAGTTGTTACTATCCAGTGTACCGATAACTTAGCACTACacaaactagctagctaaatatcAAATAGGTTCGTGCGCTGTGCCAAGTCTGGCTGCAGAATCACCCAACTGAACTTAGCACTACCTGGCTGAAGTTCTGCAGCTCAACGTTTGCAGTCATCAGAGTATCTCTGTCCTGCTCCCCTCCGTCCGCTTCACTTCATCATGTGGGAGCAGCATAACCTTAACCTTCCACCAAGCTGCACCTGCCACGTTAGCCAGGCGTTGCTGAATCTCTGTGTGCAGCCAATGTCATGAAACCAGCGCACTGACTCTTCTGAAAGTCAGTCAGTTTCACTCGTTCCTATCACTGAGTAACCCTTACAGGTTTGTAGACACAGGCTCATCCAacgtttcttttaaaatcaagtttAATTTCACTGACAAaattggatatatatatatatatatatatatatatatatatatatatatatatatatatatatatatatatatatacacctcaGATTCCTCAAACCTTTTTTACAACTGTCAGCAGGAGAAGACCCTTAGACCTTTAGGATGATGGGTGATGCACTGTGCTATGGTGCAGCAACACCTGTGCAAACATGACCTTCATCTTTCCTGcagatgcattttggaaacaaatTCTCTGACTTTCTGACTGATGAAGTTGAACTACAACATTTTGGTTGCAAAGAAAGAATAATAATTTCCCAGTGGCACAGGGTACATTTTACTGGTGGAGAGAAGAGtaaatttaattaaacactAGCAAAGTCTGGAAGCACACTTCACAGCATTTGTAAAGAAGCTGAAGGTGAAAAGAGAATGGCTTCTTCTGTGGGATAATGATCCCAAATactcctcaaaatccacagtaGTTTACCTCAAGAGGAGCaaactgaaggttttgccatgatCCTCATAGTCCTCTGACCAAAACATAATTTTGCCAAAATCTGTGAATAGACTTCCAAAAATGGCCCAAGGATCTCGCAGCTTTTGCAAGCAAGAATGGGCAGAAACTCTCCCAACCAAGAATTGAAAGAATTAAAAGAAGACTGCAGTACTTGCCAAAAGATTAAACAAAgatttttgctttaaaaaataaagatatttttttaagtagcccaaaatgttatttatttatttattttttaaatattattctgCAGAGGTGATGTTCAATTCTATTCACAAAATCCACAAAATATGTGATTTGGCTTTggatgcccaaatgtttgcattctttattattttgtccttaaaaaaaaaaaaaactaaataataaaaataacaaaaaataaataaataccatcCCTACATGTCCCAACTGTCATGGGTGATTCATCTGTATGACgacatgtactgtatgtgtcaCTGACTCTAAAAATAGACCGAGGCAAACGTTTGCCAGCCTGCCAGCGAGCACAGAGAAGGGAGTAGAAAATCTTGTTGGCGTGCACTAATAAAACACTTTcactctctgctctgtctgtaaGGGGTGACACAAAGCCATGGTAAAGTCCATGTTTTGGAGCTGTGCTTGACAGCACACTTTGGATAATATTAGGGATATCTGTGATTGTTCATTTCTTCCACTGAATACCGCAATTACAGTCCAGAGTGATATACTGTGTGAAAACACAGGCTGCTCAGGAGAAGAATATACTGCATGTTTTCTCAAATTATTTTACCTCAGTACACCTTTGCATTTTTTCCTTCCCAACTGACGAGTGTTAACTGCTCCCATGTATTTTAGAAAGAATGGTGAGTTAAAGAGAGCTTTTTTTAGTAATGCACTGATATTGGAATTGTGGGCCGATGCAAATACCCAATATTTTTCATGTACATATCTGCTAATAAGCATTTCTTACATGTGTAacgtcactgtccaatgaaaaacatgtatctccaaaatggtgttCA contains:
- the parp16 gene encoding protein mono-ADP-ribosyltransferase PARP16, with the protein product MQPPLPPATVRELVRSCLHLDPVAADLRCSLFVAAVQSYKRDSVLRPFPTRYLRGDIKDFEELQKDVSSLPSVRDLVHLGSGEGDHHLALVHWALSSKSFSVKTIQKEEWARLSQLTQNTGISSPVPDFLFELEYCEQMNSKFEKTRAGRDVIYAFHGSRLENFHSIIHNGLHCHLNKTSLFGEGTYLTSDLSMAILYSPHGNGWRESVLGPLLSCIALCEIIDHPDVKCQVKKKDSESLDRQRLRARNSEGGDVPEKYFVVTNNDLLRVKYLLVYSQKRYRTRQTQRTSWLVRHHFAIMMGLYLLLLIFIGALNSTSFQSFWHRMFR